The following are encoded together in the Perca fluviatilis chromosome 23, GENO_Pfluv_1.0, whole genome shotgun sequence genome:
- the atp2b1a gene encoding plasma membrane calcium-transporting ATPase 1a isoform X2, producing MANNSYSGVKNSMVEANHDGEFGCTLNELRSLMELRGAEAIVKIGESYEDIKGLCNRLKTSPIDGLSGQPGDIEKRKTVFGQNLIPPKKPKTFLQLVWEALQDVTLIILEVAAIVSLGLSFYRPPDAERTHCGRAAGGVEDETESEAGWIEGAAILLSVVCVVLVTAFNDWSKEKQFRGLQSRIEQEQKFTVVRGGQVIQIPVAEIVVGDVAQVKYGDLLPADGVLIQSNDLKIDESSLTGESDHVKKTQEKDPMLLSGTHVMEGSGKMLVTAVGVNSQTGIIFTLLGTSEDDEEDEEEKKKEKEEKKKQRKNKQDAAVESRKKAKAQDGAAMEMQPLNSDEAEAEEKKKSSMSKKEKSVLQGKLTKLAVQIGKAGLVMSAITVIILVVLFVVDTFWIQNLPWVKECTPIYIQFFVKFFIIGVTVLVVAVPEGLPLAVTISLAYSVKKMMKDNNLVRHLDACETMGNATAICSDKTGTLTMNRMTVVQAFIAEKHYKKVPEPENIPSSILDMLILGIAVNCAYTTKIMPPEKEGGLPRQVGNKTECSLLGFSNDLKRDYQAIRNEIPEEKLYKVYTFNSVRKSMSTVLKMADGSYRMFSKGASEILLKKCYKILTANGESKVFRPRDRDDMVKKVIEPMASEGLRTICLAYRDFPVSEGEPDWDNENDILSGLTCLCVVGIEDPVRPEVPDAIRKCQRAGITVRMVTGDNINTARAIATKCGILLPGDDFLCLEGKEFNRRIRNEKGEIEQERIDKIWPKLRVLARSSPTDKHTLVKGIIDSTVLEKRQVVAVTGDGTNDGPALKKADVGFAMGIAGTDVAKEASDIILTDDNFSSIVKAVMWGRNVYDSISKFLQFQLTVNVVAVIVAFTGACITQDSPLKAVQMLWVNLIMDTFASLALATEPPTEALLLRKPYGRNKPLISRTMMKNILGQGVFQLITIFTLLFAGEKFFDIDSGRNAPLHAPPSEHYTIVFNTFVLMQLFNEINARKIHGERNVFEGIFNNLIFCSIVFGTFIIQFVIVQFGGKPFSCVALTIDQWLWCTFLGFGSLLWGQVISSIPTSRLKFLKTAGHGTQKEEIPDEELDELSDNDEIDHAERELRRGQILWFRGLNRIQTQIRVVNAFRSSISLYEGLEKPESRSSIHNFMTHPEFRIEDSEPHIPLIDDTDAEDDAPTKRNSASPRNTTPTPPSPTTVAPTTPVSPSPNQNNNAVESSNHLLPEGPKSGTLSAPGSPLHSLETSL from the exons GTCTAAGTGGACAGCCTGGAGACATCGAGAAGCGGAAAACAGTGTTTGGGCAAAATTTAATACCGCCCAAAAAGCCCAAAACCTTCTTACAGTTAGTGTGGGAGGCACTACAGGATGTCACACTGATTATTCTAGAAGTGGCAGCCATAGTTTCACTAGGCCTTTCTTTTTATAGACCTCCAGATGCCGAAAGAACAC ACTGTGGAAGGGCAGCTGGCGGAGTGGAAGATGAAACTGAGTCAGAAGCGGGCTGGATTGAGGGTGCCGCCATTCTTCTGTCAGTTGTCTGTGTGGTGCTGGTGACTGCATTCAATGACTGGAGTAAAGAGAAGCAGTTTAGGGGCCTCCAGAGCCGCATTGAGCAGGAGCAGAAATTTACTGTCGTCCGTGGAGGACAAGTTATCCAAATTCCTGTGGCTGAGATCGTGGTCGGTGACGTTGCACAAGTAAAATATG gtgacCTTTTGCCTGCCGACGGAGTCCTCATCCAAAGCAACGATCTGAAGATCGATGAGAGCTCGCTCACAGGGGAGTCGGATCATGTcaagaaaacacaagaaaaagatCCAATGCTGTTATCAG GCACTCATGTAATGGAAGGCTCAGGGAAAATGTTGGTCACTGCTGTGGGTGTCAACTCTCAAACTGGAATTATCTTCACTTTACTTGGGAccagtgaagatgatgaagaagatgaagaggaaaagaaaaaggaaaaggaggagaagaagaaacagagaaaaa ACAAGCAGGATGCAGCAGTGGAGAGCCGTAAGAaag CTAAAGCCCAGGATGGTGCTGCAATGGAAATGCAGCCACTGAACAGTGATGAGGCTGAggcagaggagaaaaagaaatccaGCATGTCAAAGAAAGAGAAGTCTGTTCTCCAGGGCAAACTGACCAAACTAGCTGTACAGATTGGCAAAGCAG GACTGGTTATGTCAGCCATCACGGTCATTATCCTGGTGGTGCTGTTTGTAGTAGACACATTCTGGATCCAGAATCTGCCCTGGGTCAAGGAATGCACACCCATTTATATTCAGTTCTTTGTGAAGTTTTTCATCATCGGCGTCACTGTTCTGGTGGTGGCTGTTCCCGAAGGCCTGCCACTTGCTGTAACAATCTCCCTGGCATACTCTGTTAAG AAAATGATGAAAGACAACAACCTGGTGCGTCACTTGGATGCCTGTGAGACTATGGGCAATGCTACCGCCATCTGCTCTGACAAGACTGGTACGCTCACCATGAACCGCATGACAGTGGTGCAGGCCTTCATCGCTGAAAAGCACTACAAGAAGGTCCCTGAACCAGAGAACATCCCCTCCTCCATTTTAGACATGCTGATTCTGGGCATCGCAGTCAATTGTGCTTACACTACTAAGATCATG CCTCCAGAGAAAGAAGGGGGCCTGCCACGGCAAGTGGGTAACAAGACCGAATGTTCCTTGCTTGGCTTTTCAAATGACCTGAAGCGTGACTACCAGGCTATACGCAACGAGATCCCCGAAGAGAAACTGTACAAAGTCTACACCTTCAACTCAGTCCGCAAGTCTATGAGCACTGTGTTGAAGATGGCTGATGGCAGCTACCGTATGTTCAGCAAAGGGGCCTCAGAAATTCTCCTGAAAAA GTGCTATAAAATCCTGACAGCAAATGGTGAGTCCAAGGTGTTTCGCCCTCGGGACAGAGATGACATGGTTAAGAAAGTGATCGAGCCCATGGCCTCAGAGGGCCTGAGAACCATCTGCCTTGCATACAGAGATTTCCCTGTCTCTGAGGGTGAGCCTGACTGGGACAATGAAAATGATATCCTCAGTGGACTGACCTGTCTCTGCGTGGTGGGCATTGAAGACCCTGTGAGACCCGAG GTCCCTGACGCCATCAGGAAATGCCAGCGTGCTGGTATCACAGTGCGGATGGTGACTGGGGACAACATCAACACAGCTCGAGCCATCGCCACCAAGTGTGGCATCCTACTGCCTGGAGATGACTTCCTCTGCCTAGAAGGCAAAGAGTTTAACCGAAGGATACGCAATGAAAAAGGAGAG ATTGAACAAGAACGCATTGACAAGATCTGGCCCAAACTACGAGTACTGGCTCGCTCTTCCcccacagacaaacacaccctAGTGAAAG GTATTATTGACAGCACAGTATTAGAAAAAAGACAAGTAGTAGCAGTGACAGGAGATGGTACCAATGATGGTCCTGCCCTGAAGAAAGCTGATGTTGGCTTTGCCATG gGCATTGCTGGCACAGATGTTGCCAAGGAGGCATCTGACATCATCCTGACAGACGACAATTTCTCCAGCATCGTCAAGGCCGTCATGTGGGGCCGCAACGTCTACGACAGCATCTCTAAGTTCCTCCAGTTTCAGCTAACTGTCAATGTGGTGGCTGTCATCGTAGCATTTACAGGAGCCTGCATCACACAG gACTCTCCACTGAAAGCAGTACAGATGTTATGGGTCAACCTCATCATGGACACCTTTGCTTCACTAGCCTTGGCCACAGAGCCCCCTACAGAAGCCCTGCTGCTAAGGAAGCCATATGGCCGCAACAAGCCTCTCATCTCCCGCACCATGATGAAGAACATCCTGGGTCAGGGAGTGTTCCAGTTAATCACCATCTTTACTCTGCTCTTTGCTG GAGAGAAGTTCTTTGACATTGACAGCGGCAGGAATGCACCTCTCCACGCCCCGCCTTCTGAACACTACACCATTGTCTTCAATACTTTTGTACTGATGCAGCTTTTTAACGAGATCAACGCCCGCAAGATCCATGGTGAAAGGAATGTCTTTGAAGGCATCTTCAACAACCTTATCTTCTGTAGTATTGTCTTTGGTACCTTCATTATCCAG TTCGTCATAGTGCAGTTCGGTGGGAAGCCGTTCAGCTGCGTGGCTCTGACCATCGACCAGTGGCTATGGTGCACTTTCTTAGGCTTTGGCTCTCTACTATGGGGACAG GTAATCTCTTCAATACCCACCAGCCGCTTAAAATTCTTAAAAACGGCAGGCCACGGCACCCAGAAAGAGGAGATCCCAGACGAGGAGCTGGACGAGCTTAGCGACAATGATGAGATTGACCACGCTGAGCGGGAGCTTCGCCGAGGCCAGATCCTCTGGTTCCGAGGCCTCAATCGCATCCAGACTCAG atCCGGGTGGTGAATGCATTCCGCAGCTCCATCTCCCTCTATGAGGGGCTGGAGAAGCCTGAGTCGCGATCATCAATCCACAACTTTATGACCCACCCTGAATTTCGGATTGAGGACTCTGAGCCCCATATTCCCCTCATAGATGACACTGACGCAGAGGACGACGCCCCCACCAAGCGCAACTCTGCAAGCCCCCGCAACACCACGCCCACGCCACCCTCGCCCACCACCGTTGCCCCCACCACGCCGGTCTCTCCCTCCCCAAACCAGAACAATAACGCTGTGGAAAGCAGTAACCACCTCCTCCCAGAGGGCCCCAAATCAGGAACCCTCTCGGCCCCAGGGAGCCCCCTACACAGCCTGGAGACCTCCCTTTGA
- the atp2b1a gene encoding plasma membrane calcium-transporting ATPase 1a isoform X1 produces MANNSYSGVKNSMVEANHDGEFGCTLNELRSLMELRGAEAIVKIGESYEDIKGLCNRLKTSPIDGLSGQPGDIEKRKTVFGQNLIPPKKPKTFLQLVWEALQDVTLIILEVAAIVSLGLSFYRPPDAERTHCGRAAGGVEDETESEAGWIEGAAILLSVVCVVLVTAFNDWSKEKQFRGLQSRIEQEQKFTVVRGGQVIQIPVAEIVVGDVAQVKYGDLLPADGVLIQSNDLKIDESSLTGESDHVKKTQEKDPMLLSGTHVMEGSGKMLVTAVGVNSQTGIIFTLLGTSEDDEEDEEEKKKEKEEKKKQRKNKQDAAVESRKKAKAQDGAAMEMQPLNSDEAEAEEKKKSSMSKKEKSVLQGKLTKLAVQIGKAGLVMSAITVIILVVLFVVDTFWIQNLPWVKECTPIYIQFFVKFFIIGVTVLVVAVPEGLPLAVTISLAYSVKKMMKDNNLVRHLDACETMGNATAICSDKTGTLTMNRMTVVQAFIAEKHYKKVPEPENIPSSILDMLILGIAVNCAYTTKIMPPEKEGGLPRQVGNKTECSLLGFSNDLKRDYQAIRNEIPEEKLYKVYTFNSVRKSMSTVLKMADGSYRMFSKGASEILLKKCYKILTANGESKVFRPRDRDDMVKKVIEPMASEGLRTICLAYRDFPVSEGEPDWDNENDILSGLTCLCVVGIEDPVRPEVPDAIRKCQRAGITVRMVTGDNINTARAIATKCGILLPGDDFLCLEGKEFNRRIRNEKGEIEQERIDKIWPKLRVLARSSPTDKHTLVKGIIDSTVLEKRQVVAVTGDGTNDGPALKKADVGFAMGIAGTDVAKEASDIILTDDNFSSIVKAVMWGRNVYDSISKFLQFQLTVNVVAVIVAFTGACITQDSPLKAVQMLWVNLIMDTFASLALATEPPTEALLLRKPYGRNKPLISRTMMKNILGQGVFQLITIFTLLFAGEKFFDIDSGRNAPLHAPPSEHYTIVFNTFVLMQLFNEINARKIHGERNVFEGIFNNLIFCSIVFGTFIIQFVIVQFGGKPFSCVALTIDQWLWCTFLGFGSLLWGQVISSIPTSRLKFLKTAGHGTQKEEIPDEELDELSDNDEIDHAERELRRGQILWFRGLNRIQTQMDVVSAFQSGTSFQGALRRQASNSSQQQHDIRVVNAFRSSISLYEGLEKPESRSSIHNFMTHPEFRIEDSEPHIPLIDDTDAEDDAPTKRNSASPRNTTPTPPSPTTVAPTTPVSPSPNQNNNAVESSNHLLPEGPKSGTLSAPGSPLHSLETSL; encoded by the exons GTCTAAGTGGACAGCCTGGAGACATCGAGAAGCGGAAAACAGTGTTTGGGCAAAATTTAATACCGCCCAAAAAGCCCAAAACCTTCTTACAGTTAGTGTGGGAGGCACTACAGGATGTCACACTGATTATTCTAGAAGTGGCAGCCATAGTTTCACTAGGCCTTTCTTTTTATAGACCTCCAGATGCCGAAAGAACAC ACTGTGGAAGGGCAGCTGGCGGAGTGGAAGATGAAACTGAGTCAGAAGCGGGCTGGATTGAGGGTGCCGCCATTCTTCTGTCAGTTGTCTGTGTGGTGCTGGTGACTGCATTCAATGACTGGAGTAAAGAGAAGCAGTTTAGGGGCCTCCAGAGCCGCATTGAGCAGGAGCAGAAATTTACTGTCGTCCGTGGAGGACAAGTTATCCAAATTCCTGTGGCTGAGATCGTGGTCGGTGACGTTGCACAAGTAAAATATG gtgacCTTTTGCCTGCCGACGGAGTCCTCATCCAAAGCAACGATCTGAAGATCGATGAGAGCTCGCTCACAGGGGAGTCGGATCATGTcaagaaaacacaagaaaaagatCCAATGCTGTTATCAG GCACTCATGTAATGGAAGGCTCAGGGAAAATGTTGGTCACTGCTGTGGGTGTCAACTCTCAAACTGGAATTATCTTCACTTTACTTGGGAccagtgaagatgatgaagaagatgaagaggaaaagaaaaaggaaaaggaggagaagaagaaacagagaaaaa ACAAGCAGGATGCAGCAGTGGAGAGCCGTAAGAaag CTAAAGCCCAGGATGGTGCTGCAATGGAAATGCAGCCACTGAACAGTGATGAGGCTGAggcagaggagaaaaagaaatccaGCATGTCAAAGAAAGAGAAGTCTGTTCTCCAGGGCAAACTGACCAAACTAGCTGTACAGATTGGCAAAGCAG GACTGGTTATGTCAGCCATCACGGTCATTATCCTGGTGGTGCTGTTTGTAGTAGACACATTCTGGATCCAGAATCTGCCCTGGGTCAAGGAATGCACACCCATTTATATTCAGTTCTTTGTGAAGTTTTTCATCATCGGCGTCACTGTTCTGGTGGTGGCTGTTCCCGAAGGCCTGCCACTTGCTGTAACAATCTCCCTGGCATACTCTGTTAAG AAAATGATGAAAGACAACAACCTGGTGCGTCACTTGGATGCCTGTGAGACTATGGGCAATGCTACCGCCATCTGCTCTGACAAGACTGGTACGCTCACCATGAACCGCATGACAGTGGTGCAGGCCTTCATCGCTGAAAAGCACTACAAGAAGGTCCCTGAACCAGAGAACATCCCCTCCTCCATTTTAGACATGCTGATTCTGGGCATCGCAGTCAATTGTGCTTACACTACTAAGATCATG CCTCCAGAGAAAGAAGGGGGCCTGCCACGGCAAGTGGGTAACAAGACCGAATGTTCCTTGCTTGGCTTTTCAAATGACCTGAAGCGTGACTACCAGGCTATACGCAACGAGATCCCCGAAGAGAAACTGTACAAAGTCTACACCTTCAACTCAGTCCGCAAGTCTATGAGCACTGTGTTGAAGATGGCTGATGGCAGCTACCGTATGTTCAGCAAAGGGGCCTCAGAAATTCTCCTGAAAAA GTGCTATAAAATCCTGACAGCAAATGGTGAGTCCAAGGTGTTTCGCCCTCGGGACAGAGATGACATGGTTAAGAAAGTGATCGAGCCCATGGCCTCAGAGGGCCTGAGAACCATCTGCCTTGCATACAGAGATTTCCCTGTCTCTGAGGGTGAGCCTGACTGGGACAATGAAAATGATATCCTCAGTGGACTGACCTGTCTCTGCGTGGTGGGCATTGAAGACCCTGTGAGACCCGAG GTCCCTGACGCCATCAGGAAATGCCAGCGTGCTGGTATCACAGTGCGGATGGTGACTGGGGACAACATCAACACAGCTCGAGCCATCGCCACCAAGTGTGGCATCCTACTGCCTGGAGATGACTTCCTCTGCCTAGAAGGCAAAGAGTTTAACCGAAGGATACGCAATGAAAAAGGAGAG ATTGAACAAGAACGCATTGACAAGATCTGGCCCAAACTACGAGTACTGGCTCGCTCTTCCcccacagacaaacacaccctAGTGAAAG GTATTATTGACAGCACAGTATTAGAAAAAAGACAAGTAGTAGCAGTGACAGGAGATGGTACCAATGATGGTCCTGCCCTGAAGAAAGCTGATGTTGGCTTTGCCATG gGCATTGCTGGCACAGATGTTGCCAAGGAGGCATCTGACATCATCCTGACAGACGACAATTTCTCCAGCATCGTCAAGGCCGTCATGTGGGGCCGCAACGTCTACGACAGCATCTCTAAGTTCCTCCAGTTTCAGCTAACTGTCAATGTGGTGGCTGTCATCGTAGCATTTACAGGAGCCTGCATCACACAG gACTCTCCACTGAAAGCAGTACAGATGTTATGGGTCAACCTCATCATGGACACCTTTGCTTCACTAGCCTTGGCCACAGAGCCCCCTACAGAAGCCCTGCTGCTAAGGAAGCCATATGGCCGCAACAAGCCTCTCATCTCCCGCACCATGATGAAGAACATCCTGGGTCAGGGAGTGTTCCAGTTAATCACCATCTTTACTCTGCTCTTTGCTG GAGAGAAGTTCTTTGACATTGACAGCGGCAGGAATGCACCTCTCCACGCCCCGCCTTCTGAACACTACACCATTGTCTTCAATACTTTTGTACTGATGCAGCTTTTTAACGAGATCAACGCCCGCAAGATCCATGGTGAAAGGAATGTCTTTGAAGGCATCTTCAACAACCTTATCTTCTGTAGTATTGTCTTTGGTACCTTCATTATCCAG TTCGTCATAGTGCAGTTCGGTGGGAAGCCGTTCAGCTGCGTGGCTCTGACCATCGACCAGTGGCTATGGTGCACTTTCTTAGGCTTTGGCTCTCTACTATGGGGACAG GTAATCTCTTCAATACCCACCAGCCGCTTAAAATTCTTAAAAACGGCAGGCCACGGCACCCAGAAAGAGGAGATCCCAGACGAGGAGCTGGACGAGCTTAGCGACAATGATGAGATTGACCACGCTGAGCGGGAGCTTCGCCGAGGCCAGATCCTCTGGTTCCGAGGCCTCAATCGCATCCAGACTCAG ATGGATGTAGTGAGTGCGTTCCAGAGTGGAACTTCCTTTCAGGGGGCTCTAAGGCGGCAGGCCTCCAACTCCAGCCAACAACAGCACGAT atCCGGGTGGTGAATGCATTCCGCAGCTCCATCTCCCTCTATGAGGGGCTGGAGAAGCCTGAGTCGCGATCATCAATCCACAACTTTATGACCCACCCTGAATTTCGGATTGAGGACTCTGAGCCCCATATTCCCCTCATAGATGACACTGACGCAGAGGACGACGCCCCCACCAAGCGCAACTCTGCAAGCCCCCGCAACACCACGCCCACGCCACCCTCGCCCACCACCGTTGCCCCCACCACGCCGGTCTCTCCCTCCCCAAACCAGAACAATAACGCTGTGGAAAGCAGTAACCACCTCCTCCCAGAGGGCCCCAAATCAGGAACCCTCTCGGCCCCAGGGAGCCCCCTACACAGCCTGGAGACCTCCCTTTGA
- the atp2b1a gene encoding plasma membrane calcium-transporting ATPase 1a isoform X3: MANNSYSGVKNSMVEANHDGEFGCTLNELRSLMELRGAEAIVKIGESYEDIKGLCNRLKTSPIDGLSGQPGDIEKRKTVFGQNLIPPKKPKTFLQLVWEALQDVTLIILEVAAIVSLGLSFYRPPDAERTHCGRAAGGVEDETESEAGWIEGAAILLSVVCVVLVTAFNDWSKEKQFRGLQSRIEQEQKFTVVRGGQVIQIPVAEIVVGDVAQVKYGDLLPADGVLIQSNDLKIDESSLTGESDHVKKTQEKDPMLLSGTHVMEGSGKMLVTAVGVNSQTGIIFTLLGTSEDDEEDEEEKKKEKEEKKKQRKNKQDAAVESRKKAKAQDGAAMEMQPLNSDEAEAEEKKKSSMSKKEKSVLQGKLTKLAVQIGKAGLVMSAITVIILVVLFVVDTFWIQNLPWVKECTPIYIQFFVKFFIIGVTVLVVAVPEGLPLAVTISLAYSVKKMMKDNNLVRHLDACETMGNATAICSDKTGTLTMNRMTVVQAFIAEKHYKKVPEPENIPSSILDMLILGIAVNCAYTTKIMPPEKEGGLPRQVGNKTECSLLGFSNDLKRDYQAIRNEIPEEKLYKVYTFNSVRKSMSTVLKMADGSYRMFSKGASEILLKKCYKILTANGESKVFRPRDRDDMVKKVIEPMASEGLRTICLAYRDFPVSEGEPDWDNENDILSGLTCLCVVGIEDPVRPEVPDAIRKCQRAGITVRMVTGDNINTARAIATKCGILLPGDDFLCLEGKEFNRRIRNEKGEIEQERIDKIWPKLRVLARSSPTDKHTLVKGIIDSTVLEKRQVVAVTGDGTNDGPALKKADVGFAMGIAGTDVAKEASDIILTDDNFSSIVKAVMWGRNVYDSISKFLQFQLTVNVVAVIVAFTGACITQDSPLKAVQMLWVNLIMDTFASLALATEPPTEALLLRKPYGRNKPLISRTMMKNILGQGVFQLITIFTLLFAGEKFFDIDSGRNAPLHAPPSEHYTIVFNTFVLMQLFNEINARKIHGERNVFEGIFNNLIFCSIVFGTFIIQFVIVQFGGKPFSCVALTIDQWLWCTFLGFGSLLWGQVISSIPTSRLKFLKTAGHGTQKEEIPDEELDELSDNDEIDHAERELRRGQILWFRGLNRIQTQMDVVSAFQSGTSFQGALRRQASNSSQQQHDVTNVSSPTHVAFSATTTTATAANTASATVGYPGGECIPQLHLPL; the protein is encoded by the exons GTCTAAGTGGACAGCCTGGAGACATCGAGAAGCGGAAAACAGTGTTTGGGCAAAATTTAATACCGCCCAAAAAGCCCAAAACCTTCTTACAGTTAGTGTGGGAGGCACTACAGGATGTCACACTGATTATTCTAGAAGTGGCAGCCATAGTTTCACTAGGCCTTTCTTTTTATAGACCTCCAGATGCCGAAAGAACAC ACTGTGGAAGGGCAGCTGGCGGAGTGGAAGATGAAACTGAGTCAGAAGCGGGCTGGATTGAGGGTGCCGCCATTCTTCTGTCAGTTGTCTGTGTGGTGCTGGTGACTGCATTCAATGACTGGAGTAAAGAGAAGCAGTTTAGGGGCCTCCAGAGCCGCATTGAGCAGGAGCAGAAATTTACTGTCGTCCGTGGAGGACAAGTTATCCAAATTCCTGTGGCTGAGATCGTGGTCGGTGACGTTGCACAAGTAAAATATG gtgacCTTTTGCCTGCCGACGGAGTCCTCATCCAAAGCAACGATCTGAAGATCGATGAGAGCTCGCTCACAGGGGAGTCGGATCATGTcaagaaaacacaagaaaaagatCCAATGCTGTTATCAG GCACTCATGTAATGGAAGGCTCAGGGAAAATGTTGGTCACTGCTGTGGGTGTCAACTCTCAAACTGGAATTATCTTCACTTTACTTGGGAccagtgaagatgatgaagaagatgaagaggaaaagaaaaaggaaaaggaggagaagaagaaacagagaaaaa ACAAGCAGGATGCAGCAGTGGAGAGCCGTAAGAaag CTAAAGCCCAGGATGGTGCTGCAATGGAAATGCAGCCACTGAACAGTGATGAGGCTGAggcagaggagaaaaagaaatccaGCATGTCAAAGAAAGAGAAGTCTGTTCTCCAGGGCAAACTGACCAAACTAGCTGTACAGATTGGCAAAGCAG GACTGGTTATGTCAGCCATCACGGTCATTATCCTGGTGGTGCTGTTTGTAGTAGACACATTCTGGATCCAGAATCTGCCCTGGGTCAAGGAATGCACACCCATTTATATTCAGTTCTTTGTGAAGTTTTTCATCATCGGCGTCACTGTTCTGGTGGTGGCTGTTCCCGAAGGCCTGCCACTTGCTGTAACAATCTCCCTGGCATACTCTGTTAAG AAAATGATGAAAGACAACAACCTGGTGCGTCACTTGGATGCCTGTGAGACTATGGGCAATGCTACCGCCATCTGCTCTGACAAGACTGGTACGCTCACCATGAACCGCATGACAGTGGTGCAGGCCTTCATCGCTGAAAAGCACTACAAGAAGGTCCCTGAACCAGAGAACATCCCCTCCTCCATTTTAGACATGCTGATTCTGGGCATCGCAGTCAATTGTGCTTACACTACTAAGATCATG CCTCCAGAGAAAGAAGGGGGCCTGCCACGGCAAGTGGGTAACAAGACCGAATGTTCCTTGCTTGGCTTTTCAAATGACCTGAAGCGTGACTACCAGGCTATACGCAACGAGATCCCCGAAGAGAAACTGTACAAAGTCTACACCTTCAACTCAGTCCGCAAGTCTATGAGCACTGTGTTGAAGATGGCTGATGGCAGCTACCGTATGTTCAGCAAAGGGGCCTCAGAAATTCTCCTGAAAAA GTGCTATAAAATCCTGACAGCAAATGGTGAGTCCAAGGTGTTTCGCCCTCGGGACAGAGATGACATGGTTAAGAAAGTGATCGAGCCCATGGCCTCAGAGGGCCTGAGAACCATCTGCCTTGCATACAGAGATTTCCCTGTCTCTGAGGGTGAGCCTGACTGGGACAATGAAAATGATATCCTCAGTGGACTGACCTGTCTCTGCGTGGTGGGCATTGAAGACCCTGTGAGACCCGAG GTCCCTGACGCCATCAGGAAATGCCAGCGTGCTGGTATCACAGTGCGGATGGTGACTGGGGACAACATCAACACAGCTCGAGCCATCGCCACCAAGTGTGGCATCCTACTGCCTGGAGATGACTTCCTCTGCCTAGAAGGCAAAGAGTTTAACCGAAGGATACGCAATGAAAAAGGAGAG ATTGAACAAGAACGCATTGACAAGATCTGGCCCAAACTACGAGTACTGGCTCGCTCTTCCcccacagacaaacacaccctAGTGAAAG GTATTATTGACAGCACAGTATTAGAAAAAAGACAAGTAGTAGCAGTGACAGGAGATGGTACCAATGATGGTCCTGCCCTGAAGAAAGCTGATGTTGGCTTTGCCATG gGCATTGCTGGCACAGATGTTGCCAAGGAGGCATCTGACATCATCCTGACAGACGACAATTTCTCCAGCATCGTCAAGGCCGTCATGTGGGGCCGCAACGTCTACGACAGCATCTCTAAGTTCCTCCAGTTTCAGCTAACTGTCAATGTGGTGGCTGTCATCGTAGCATTTACAGGAGCCTGCATCACACAG gACTCTCCACTGAAAGCAGTACAGATGTTATGGGTCAACCTCATCATGGACACCTTTGCTTCACTAGCCTTGGCCACAGAGCCCCCTACAGAAGCCCTGCTGCTAAGGAAGCCATATGGCCGCAACAAGCCTCTCATCTCCCGCACCATGATGAAGAACATCCTGGGTCAGGGAGTGTTCCAGTTAATCACCATCTTTACTCTGCTCTTTGCTG GAGAGAAGTTCTTTGACATTGACAGCGGCAGGAATGCACCTCTCCACGCCCCGCCTTCTGAACACTACACCATTGTCTTCAATACTTTTGTACTGATGCAGCTTTTTAACGAGATCAACGCCCGCAAGATCCATGGTGAAAGGAATGTCTTTGAAGGCATCTTCAACAACCTTATCTTCTGTAGTATTGTCTTTGGTACCTTCATTATCCAG TTCGTCATAGTGCAGTTCGGTGGGAAGCCGTTCAGCTGCGTGGCTCTGACCATCGACCAGTGGCTATGGTGCACTTTCTTAGGCTTTGGCTCTCTACTATGGGGACAG GTAATCTCTTCAATACCCACCAGCCGCTTAAAATTCTTAAAAACGGCAGGCCACGGCACCCAGAAAGAGGAGATCCCAGACGAGGAGCTGGACGAGCTTAGCGACAATGATGAGATTGACCACGCTGAGCGGGAGCTTCGCCGAGGCCAGATCCTCTGGTTCCGAGGCCTCAATCGCATCCAGACTCAG ATGGATGTAGTGAGTGCGTTCCAGAGTGGAACTTCCTTTCAGGGGGCTCTAAGGCGGCAGGCCTCCAACTCCAGCCAACAACAGCACGATGTAACCAATGTTTCTAGCCCTACACATGTAGCCTTTTCTGCTACTACCACTACTGCCACTGCCGCCAACACCGCTTCTGCCACTGTGGGGT atCCGGGTGGTGAATGCATTCCGCAGCTCCATCTCCCTCTATGA